AACTCCTCACACCTATTATGTTAATACCAACATTATTACCTGTATGGAAGTTAGTGCGGCAAATttcatacaaaaataattttaaaacaaagaaatgaatgagatttttaaaacacacgCCGTTAAGTTTACTACAATCGTATCTATCCTAGATTCCTCTTTATATAAAAGTTAATAGTAtagtaaagaaatttaaaaagaaaaaataaaagtaaaaacctaaaattcataaaactcacaaaagcaaaatataacggGCACCAAGTCTAGCCTGCCTTGTTTCTCCTTTAATTCAGCCATTCAGTACCATTGATTGACTAGTGAATGCCAGACACCATGCTGGGCAGCATGAATACAGAATgaatagaagccaaagaattcagTCAGTTAATTTCCTGAGGGAAGAAATGGATGTGACCAAATCCAACGCACTGTAGGATATTAAACTCCTCAAtagagttttgttttaaaagaaaaccaagagccCAAAcctttgaaaatggaaatgatggaATTTTGGGCATCCACGGAATTACTAACGACAGGGCTGAAGACAAGTGTGTCCTTGCAAAAAGACAAATTGACACTGCATGTGAACTCACAAGGTGAGGCCTCTTTTGCACAAATACAGAGTGGAAGCAAAATGGGGAACTTTAGTGCGGATGAACTGAGAGTGAGCAGAGGGCAGGACGGACGGGTAGGTGGAATTCGCCTCCAAGACGAATAATTTTAAGTTCACTCGTGGAGCAAGGGTTTCACAGAGAGACAGGTCACGTTGGTGAGGGGACCACTACAGGCCGCCCTGCCCCCTTAACGCACTCCGTCGAATTGGTGACGATAAGGTCGCCAAGAGCGCAAAGAGCCCCTCCTGTACAACTTTGGTTACccttctggctcttcccagaCTTGCAAAAACTTGCCCCAATCTCCGCTGGCCACGCAGAAACGGAAGCTGGCTAATCTCCGGGAAAGGAGGCGGTGCCTTGGCCCGTGCAGGGGCTGGACCACAAGGAAGGCACCCACCAGAGACCAGCTGGTGCTGCCCCCTGCAGGGGGGAGCCCGGCTCGCACGTGGCCTCCCAGGCACCACCGCGGAGAGCAGAGCCGCAGCCAGTGCTGCTAGTCGCCGCACCAGGCGCAAGGTCCGGGGTCAACCGAGCAGCCCCACCCCGCCGGGACCGCAATCCCAGGTCCTCCCTCCAGTCCCCGCGCTTGCTTCCGGACCAGGCTTCCCAGGCAGCTGCCCAGCCACCTCACGTGATGCCCGCATTTCTCCGCTAGGAAGCGAGCCCCACGAACCCTGCCAGGTCTCGGTGCCCTAGGCGGGAGCTCTAGCCCGCCACCTCGCACAGCCCTGCGGTCTCGCGCCCTCTTGCGCCTGGAGTGAGGAATGGCCGAGGTTTACCCTTCCTCCAAGTGACTGGGGaatgtgtgggggcgggggggaaagggtgaattCTTCCGGGAGGGGCAGTAGACACTCAGAAGGCAGCCTGCGAGTCCTGAGGGCCTTCCCCGACGAGAGGGGGACTCTGACCCGCGACCACTCGATGGACCTTCACTCGAGAAGATGAAATTAAATATAGGTGTGACTGGGGAACATCAGAGCTATGGTTGTGTGGGACCAAGTAAATTAACTGTCACTAAATCTTCATCTATTTTGACTTGGAAAATTATTATAGTAAAACCTACAATATAAATTTGAAGACGGAGGACTTCACCAAACTTCAATCAACAAGACGGGAATAAAAAGATTTGGGGGTAGAAGCTTTAGGAAGTTGTGACTTGGGGCTTACTTAGCACGGGGAGTATGGAACGGTGTTAGGACaagtgttgggggggggggcgctttGACAGCCTCAACCTCTTCCAAGTAAAAGGAAGTCACACCACAGTCAGCAACAGGACCAGGTCATTGTGCAGGTTCTGAGGCTTTACCTTTCCAAACTGAAACAAATTCGTCTGCAGAAAGACAATTGATCAGGTACCTCGTGTACCTTCTAGGAGTGTGTAGACATTAAATGTCTTGTTAACGATAAGGTGtggtttttttaaccttttttaatttatcctcaccagaggatatgtttattgatttcagagagagaggaaggaaaagagagagaggaacattgatgtgagaggaaaaCCTCTTGATTGACTACCCTCTGGTCGGGATCGAGCCCACAACCCATTGGTATAGGGGGAGGACGCTTCAAGCAattgaaccacctggccagggcagcagtaAGGTGTTTTTATTCTGAGAGGCGtctgtgggcagagggaggagaaccAATAGTTGGGAAAGGGACTGAGGCAAagtgaggctgccaaaacaaCATTCTCTCACATTTTGCCTGGCTGTTTCCAGACACCTGCCACTTCTTGATGTCTCCATGGATGGGGCTACTGAATTAGTCAACATCAGAGTGATCCTTTGGGAATTGACCTTTCTGTAGAAGTAAAGCCAGATGACTGAGTGTGGGAAAGAAGACCACCTAGGAAAGTAGGAAGGGAGAGCTGTTATACAGCCTTCTGCCAGCTCCCCATAGTATCACCTTTCTACCCCAGCTTTATGCAGGAACTGGATGTTCAGTGATTTGGATGAATCATTGTCTGAATGCAGAGGGCATTAGGGGCTTTGGTCTTCTGTGAACAAATTAAAGCATGATTCATTTGCCGTCGATACCAGAGGTGCGGCTTGTACAAAGGAGCAAGAACCAAAATGAACCTTTTTATTCCTATGGAAAACTAGCTACATGCTCTTAAATGTGCTTTAATCAGAGCTTTATCCCACCCGACTGTTTTTGGCAGAGGGGAACAACATTGCCTGCTGGGTTTGAGCCGTCCTAAGAGCCTTCTCTAAAGTTCCAGAGAGCCAAAAGTGAAGACCAGGAGTAGTGCATGCTCTCTATAGATAGCTTCTAAatcttcccctgcccctccgaTAGTTTAGTTTTAAATAGAGTTTGTTTTCAGTTTAGCCTAGCAGGGAGGAAAAGCCcaagtgatgatgatgatgatgataatgacaacaattaaaattttgttaactATCATGTACCTCTATAATCCTTTACAACTTAACTATAAATgtcatatttcattgtgtatatatgGTAAGTTGTAATTTCCTCTTCTAAATTTTTAATCAAAGacttaaagttatttaaaatttccaaatcCCTAACTCCATGTTGATTAATATCACATTATCTGCACCTGGTTGGTCCTCAGGGGACTCATGTTTCCTGGTGGCAGCCACCTCACATTGCAGACCTAATGCCTACATAGCAGGCCTTACAAAGATGTCAGATATGTCATGTGAAAGAGAAAAGTCATCAATGTCTTTGAAAAAATGctcattttatcatctttttaaaaaggggtttCAAATCTGAGAGCTTTTCTTTAGCCCAAAATGGTTCTTATGCCAGGGTACCCAACCATTTATAATGCAAACATTTAAGCCTAAAAACACCCTCAGTGGGTAATGATGAACTTGTGCTAAGTTAATAAGGTGTATTCTGTCTCAGAGAAACTGTTATAGTTTGACTTCTTTAAATTGCAGTTCAGATTCACAGACAACCAATGAGAAATAATCTCAAATGGCAGACTAGACTCCCCTAGCCCCACCCCGGTCAATTTTATCTTTCTGAAGatctttaaaacatgttttatatCTCGTCTTCTATATTTGCCctataaaagttattttacaaAAACTTGTATCCTATGCCCTACTCATaagttgtactttttttctttatgcttatcTCAGCCTATAAAGTTGTGGTCTTAAACAGAGGGACTAAACACATGTGTTCCTTTACTGGGACCGTAACAAAGCTAGACTTTACACAGGAGAAAAATAGCTTGGGTTATTGCAAttcaaaaaaaaagccaaagaataaaaatactctGGCTAAATGAGTAAGTAAAATGATCAGTCAGTCATTCTGTAGTTGGACAGAGCATGAGATAAGCTCCTCACCTGGGGTGCAAATTTTAAGGAGGCACTCACTGTTGGGGTCATGTGCATGCAGTGTTAGCAGCCGAAAGTGAGTGCCTCCTTACACTTTACACTCTGGGTGTTTTACCTGCTTCACCCTAGTCCTGGCTCTGTTCTGGAAGAGAAATATATTAAGGAAGGACAAGAAAATACCTATAAATAGagattatttccaaaatattccCTAGCCAGCAAGtaattttttagtatttcatCTATTGATGTGCTGCCTGCTCATAATGGTACTCCAGAAAAGTCGGGCTTTTCCAGAGAATGAAGATATCACCATAATCACATTGACTTGGTTGAAGTATGGATAGGATGGCTGTAAGTTCCAATGTTAAGTGGTACATTATGTCAGACAACTCATCCCAGCCTGTGGTTAAGAAAATGCTGTAGCTTGAATACACATTGAGCTTGCATTCTAGTTGCTCTCTACTAATGGAAAAGTGTATCAAGTTAACTTGTGAGGATAGAAGCCACTATTGTGCAACAGGAGACTGGGGCACAGAAAGACTAAATAACACCTGCAATTCAAGTTCCTTTGTCATGGCTGGAACAACAGCCCATAGCTCAATTCTGTCTTGAGCTTTTCCACTGTAATCATGCTGCCTCTATCCTTGGACCATAAATCACCtaagattcttttaaaacaaagtggtagtaacaacaacaaaaacctgcaTCACACTGGTTTAAGCAAAGAGAATTTGTTGGCTGACACAACAAAATATTCCAGGAGTAAGTATTCTACCTTTAGATATAGCTGGATTTAGGGCCCTAGACAATGATCTCATGGCTGGATTCTCTCCAACTGTTTGGCTTGGTTCTCCTGCTCTATGTATTAGCAAAATGATTACTAGCTCAAGTCCTAACTTCAGCTGATAAAGACCTTGCCTTTTTTTCCAATGGACATTCCACGGTTGCAGATGGCATTTCATTGGCTCTGACTGGATCACGTGCCATCTTGGAAATCATCATCATCTCCAGAAGGAGCTGCTGTTCTTATTAGCCAGGCCTGGGTCCCATGTCCCCTAccccacactcccacccccaaGTATAGAGCCTACAATATCTGAAAGACTGGGCGCCCAAGAGTAGACATTAGGCTACTTTTCATCAGAAGAAAGGAAGTGGATGGTACCTGTCTGAACAAGATATGCTGTCTGTAGGCCTGAAGGGCAAGTTTTTCTTGCACTCTACTCTCTTAGTAAATTCACCTCTGTTCTCTACTTCAAACTATGACTCTAGTGTCTGTGTTCAATAACCCTTTTCTCTTGTGtagctcatttaaaattttagaagatacatactgaaaaaaaatccaatgagGATTGCCCTGCTGGGTTTCAGACTTGTTTGAAACCCGTGaccccttttttccttcctatttctcCTTGTTGGGATGGAGCATCTATCCTATGTCTGTGTCATCATTGTTTTTGGAAGCACATAACTCACTGTCTGGTTTCACAGGTCCATAGACACAGAATAATTTTGCCCCAGGATGACTCACACAATAGATCTCAACTATAACTGACTTAAATGATTAAGATAATAAGATTTGGGACGTTGAGTTGAGGGTATTTAGATGAGGCTTTTGGATTTAGGGTTGATACTGTAATTTTTAAGACCTTTTGGGGTGTTGGGATGGGATGAATGTATTCTGCACATGGGAAGGACATGAATTTGAAGGGACCAGAGAGAAGACTGCTATGGGTTGAATCATGTCTCCCAAAAAGATACAATGAAGTGCTAACCCTTGGTTTCTGtaaatatgaccttatttggaaatagggtctttcaTATGTAATCAGATTAAGATGACATCATACTGCATTAGAGTGGGCCCCAATCCAATATAATTAGTGTCTTTAAGaagagggagccctggctggtgtggctcagtggactgggtgtcatcctgcaaactgaaaggtcaccagttcaattcccaatcagggcacatgcctgggttgcaggctgggtccccggtgggaggcacatgagagacaaccacacattgacgtttccttccctctctttctccctcccttcccctctctctaaaaataaacaaataaaatctttaaaaaaaaaagaagaagagggagataTGTGCACAGACATAGACTGAAGATGGCCATCTGAAGTCAGAAATAAAGCTTGGCATGATGTTGCCATAAGTCAAGAAATGTATGGCATTGCTGGAAACTGGAAACAGCAAGGAAGGATTTTCACCTAGAGGCTTTGTAGGGAAcctggccctgccaacaccttgatttgccttctggcctccagcaatgagaataaatttctgttgctttaagccacccagattgtggtactttgttatggcagctctaggaATGTAATACTAATTCAAGTCTGACAAAATGGTTTGCTAAAcaactatttgttgaattgaattaaaaCCTAATTTAGAATGTGAATGAGGTGCTCTGCCCATTTGGGGGATGTCTCATTGTCaccattttaaaacttttattagtAACTAAAtggagaaaacattttccttttctttctccctaatGTCCTCCGAAATACAGATGAAGGGTAAATCATGATATGGCTCCTCTGAACACTAAAGTAGTATCAAAACACTCTTTCCACAAGATGCACCCATGCAAAGGACTTTTCAGGtaatgaaaataatcaaaaatataaaatgagttataaagaataatgtaagtatttaaaatttactctAAGAAAGATTGTAAATTACATAGAATTGGTTTTAAGaataacttttctatttttatgtttttactgattATTACAATGagtaaataatacagaaaaatcatCCAATCATGTCTTCACCGAGCTGATTCTGATGGATGACAATGCAGATTTGTAAACATGTCTCTCTCATTGGCTGCTGAACAAAAGGAAGCCTGTGAAAGTTGTGTCATCATCCTCATCTGCAAACAAGCCATTAAACCTCTCCCCTCCTGTCACCTGCATCCACACCTCGTCCCCAAGCTTCAGCTGCAGCACAAGGCCGCCACAGGCCTGGTCTTCAGAGCTGATGTAACCGTCCTTGGTGTGCaatatttttaccccatttttgACTAAAGATACCTGTACATTCCTGGAGAAAACAGTGATATGGTAGGTGAAGTAATAGACCCCGGCAATGTGGCAAATGAATTTTCCCGTAGCTATATCGTAGTGGTTAAATTCGTTATACAAGATCCTGTCAAATTTAATGGGTATGTCTGAAGTGGGAAACTTGCTCAGCACAGTGAGCCCCACAGTGAAGGCACTTTTTGGCAAGACTGGAATCTCACcagttttccctttttctcctcgATCCCCTTTCCAGCCTCTCAATCCTCGGACTCCTGGCTCACCCTGAGGTCCCAGGGGCCCAGCGTCTCCTTTGGGTCCAGGCTTTCCAATGGGGCCTACAGGGCCAGGTAAACCAGTTGGGCCCAACGGTCCAGTGTTGCCCTTCAGCCCTTCTGGACCAATGGGACCCACAGCACctctttcccccttttgcccttGAGGACCAGTCTCTCCTCTGAGGCCTTTCTCCCCTGTGGGGCCAAGAAGTCCCTTGGGCCCGTGTTTCCCCGGGGGTCCTCTGGAGCCTGGATCTCCTTTGATGCCTTTTGCTTCAACTTTTCCATCTGCTCCTAGGTAGGGGAAGAGAGAGCAAAGGAAGCAATGATTTGTGAAACACTACCTTGTGAAAACAACTTTGATTTTTCTACTATTGAGTGGACAAGTGTGATAAAACAGTGTACAGTTTCAGCATATGCTCGGGGTTTGAGAACCTCTTGACTCCTAAATTGTGCACCTGCACATACACCCACACAAAACACTACTAAACTAGTGTTAGATCTCACACAGGAATGTACACCTTTGTTTTAATGGTCAATGATCTCTGAATTTTTAATCGACCTCCTAAACCCCACTCAAGGGGTGCCCCAGTTCTACAACCTTTAATGTCTCTGAACTTTGGTGTCATTGAACTCAGACACCACTTTGCCATCCATGGTCCTGCAGATGGTGGTCTTTTGGGTGgattgtattggctgttgtccaGGTATCACCAAGATTGAAGTCCTCCCTTTCTTCCAGCAGGCAGTGGTAAGTGGCAGTCTCAGCCTCCAGCTTAACCTTGATGTTCAGCAGGGCCTAGTATTCCTTGTCCTGGCACTGCGCCTCTGCCCAGGTCAgggccagctctgactccagaTGCAGACAGATCCCATTGAGCTGTTCCATCTGCATGGCATAGcacatctccacctccctcaggctgttctccaaactgGCCTTCAGATTTCTCATTGAGTTCAGGTTGATCTCCAAGGACTCAACTGTATGTGTCATCTCAGCAGTTCCCATCTCAAGGGTCTGCAAGGTGACCACTGTGGTGCTCTCCTCTATCTGCTGGGACCAGTACTTGTCTAGCTCCTCTGTGTTCTTCTGAGCCAGCTCGTCATACTGGGCCTGGATGTCCACCATGATCTTGTTGACAtcctgagatttggg
This DNA window, taken from Desmodus rotundus isolate HL8 chromosome 3, HLdesRot8A.1, whole genome shotgun sequence, encodes the following:
- the C1QTNF9 gene encoding complement C1q and tumor necrosis factor-related protein 9A, translated to MRIWWLLLATGVGIGNVNSQDTCRQGHPGVPGNPGHNGLPGRDGRDGAKGDKGDAGEPGHPGDPGKDGINGEKGEQGADGKVEAKGIKGDPGSRGPPGKHGPKGLLGPTGEKGLRGETGPQGQKGERGAVGPIGPEGLKGNTGPLGPTGLPGPVGPIGKPGPKGDAGPLGPQGEPGVRGLRGWKGDRGEKGKTGEIPVLPKSAFTVGLTVLSKFPTSDIPIKFDRILYNEFNHYDIATGKFICHIAGVYYFTYHITVFSRNVQVSLVKNGVKILHTKDGYISSEDQACGGLVLQLKLGDEVWMQVTGGERFNGLFADEDDDTTFTGFLLFSSQ